The Fusobacterium necrophorum subsp. necrophorum genome includes the window AGCAAGTCCACTGTAAAGTCCATTCGTTACTTTGGAAAAATCAACATCGAAATTTATTTTTTTCCCGTTCTCATATTCACTTTCATTTTTAAGTCTATTAAAAGAATAACCTAAATCAAACTTAACATAAGGAACAAAATTAGTACCAGTATTGAAATTATATTTAGCTATTAAATAAAGGGGAATAGAATTATAAGAAGACATTCTTCCTGATATTTTTGTAGCTGGAGTATGAAAATCATCATCATAAGAATAATTTTTTCCCTTTCGAGCTATATATCCAATACCGGCACCAAATTCAGTATTAGATGCAACCGTGGTAGTCCCTTCCAAGAAGAAAGAATAACCTGACTTAGCCTTTTTAGGAAGAGTTACATCTTCATCTTCGATTTTACTGAATTTTGAATTTAAATCAACACCAAATTTTCCGTACACATTAAAATCTCCAGCAGCTAAAGAAGAAACAGAAGCAACAACAAATAAAGTTAATAATAATTTTTTCATTTAAATCCCCCCTTTAATTTTAAATATATAATATATTATACCATAATTTATCTTAAAATATAAACTTTTTTATCTTTTAAATGTTAATTATTTATATAATTATAATAAATCAAAATCTACTAAAATATTCTTCTCTTTTGTCTGAAGCTTTCACGATTAAAGTCAGGAGTGTCTAGCACAATTCATAAAATAATTCTATATGAAAGAACTTTCTTTTTTATTTTGAAAATTGTAAATGATACAAACTATGACTTCCTCTGGGATCAAAGCCTAAGTTGGAAATATGATTTCGAATTCCGATGAAATATGTCTTATAAAATAATGGAAAAATAGGCAATTCCTTTTCCACAATTTTTTGAACTTCCGCATAATCTTTCAAACGCTGTTTTTCCAAAGGAGTTCTGCGAGCATCGTCCAATAAGTGATCCACTTTCGGATTGTCATAAAAAGCACGATTTCCCGGAGCTCCTTTGGAAGAAGAATGCAATAATGGATAATACCCATAATCGGCATCTCCTGAACTTACATACCAAAGTCCCAACAAGAAATCATGTTTTCCTTGAGCGGTAAATTGCAAGAAGGAAGAAACTTCTAAGGAAACTACTTCCACATCCATAAACGCCTCTTTTAAATTTGCTTGAATAATTTCAGAAATTTGTCTTCGACTCGGTTCTTCATAGATATACATTTTTAAAGAAAGAGGGTGTTTTTCATCATAGCCCTTTTCTTTCATAATCTTACGAGCTTCTTTCAAATTTTGAGAAAAGCTAAGTCCTGCCGGAGAATATCCGAAAACATTCGGTGGTAAAATAGAGCTTGCCAAATTTTGTTTTCCTTCAAACACCGCCTCGTTAATTCCTGTTCTATCAATCGCAAGAGAAAGAGCCCTTCGAATATCGACATCTTTCATTCTTTCCGTATTGATAGAAAGAAAATCGGAGCCAAAGGATAAGCCGCTAATGTACGTTAAACCTTTTTCTTCTGTCAGCAAAGTCAAATCACTTGGAATAATATCATATGCCAAGTCAATTTCTCCCGTTTCCAAAGCAATCACCCGGTTTGCATTTTCAGGAATGGTTGTGAAGATTAAATGTTGAAAATTAGGTTTTTGTACAAAGAAATCTTCAAAGGCTTCCAATTCCACTTTTTCTCCATTTCCCCAATGCTTCACTCGAAAAGGTCCCGTTCCGACCAAATTCACTTGATCTTCATTCATAGGAACTTCTTTGGTAATGGCAATGGCACCATGTGTAAAATTGTGTAATAAAATACTGGGAGAAGCATTGGAAGTAATCTCCATTTGATAATCATCTATCTTTTTCATAGCTTGAATCGGGCTAATAAGTACATGAGAAACCGGAGAATCCAAGTTTCGTTGTAGACTGGCTATGACATCTTCCGCTTTCATTTCCGTCCCGTCATGGAATAAAATTCCTTTTTTTAAACGAATTTCCAAGACCGTATCAGAAACAATTTCATAACTTTCCGCCAATTCCGGAAGAATGTCTCCTTTTTCTCCTAAAGAAAACAAGTTACTGTAAATTTGTTTTGTTACCGCCATTGTAGCACTATCCGTATGTTTGCTTGGATCAAAGGATTTCGGTTTATAGGCAAGAGCAACGGTTACTGTTTGCTGGTGATTTTCAGTGGAAACATCTACTTCTTCCTTTCTCTCACAAGCGAAAAACAATGCTAGACAAAAGATACATGCGAATATTTTTTTCATAAAAAATCCCCCTACATTTATTTATATTCATAGACTAAAATATCGAACACATCCAAATAGCGATATGGACTTGCCATTCGCTTTAAAAATGCCTGCCAGAATTCTTTCAGCTCTTCGGAAGAAAAACTTTCCAACTGTTCGACGATCTGTTTGCTATACAATATTTTTTGATACTTTCTAAAAGCTTCTATCAATTCCTGCTTATACTTTCCCAATGTTGTGACAGAAAGTTCTCCTTGGGAATAGTAGGCTGCCAAAAATTCTTTGGAAAACAACTTTTCTTGCCGAATAAGCTTTCGTGAAGCGGCGGAAATGTAATCTAAAGATAAATTTTTCTGTAAAGAGCTTTCTTCTCCGAAAAAAGGCAAAAATACATTTTCACAGTGACAGGAAGACAAAGATTTACTTAAAAAAGGAATTTTTTCTAAAAAATTTTTCTTGGAAGTTCTGAGAGAAGAAAGTTTCTTATCTACAAAATATTGCTTTCCAATATGAGAAAAAAGAGAATTCGTCAAATCTTCGGAATGACCATAATTAATAATTCTCTTTTGATACTCCGTATTTTTTTTAATTTTGTTGATAAAAAGTTCCCCATCTTTAATTTTTTGATAAAAATTCTGTATATCAAAAAGCTTTTCCCATAGATGATCTTGTTGAATCAGTTGCTCCTGCTGTGTTTTAGATAAAAATTTGAAATAATTTTCAATTTTCGTTTGAGAATAGAGTCTTTTAAAGAAGGCTGCATCTAAAAGTAAGTGCTCTTTTCCGGCTTCTTTCATTTTTTGATATTCTCTACTAAAGAATTCTTGATATTCTTCATTGAATTCTTCCAACTGATACTTTTGTTCCTTCGTCAAACTGGAAACATTTTGAAGAATCTCTTGAAGATTCAAAAACTCTCCGATATGTACAATCCCTTTTTTATTTACTCCCACCGCATTCCAAGTATACGTTTTGGGAATATATTGATGCAATCGATGTATAGACAGAGCAACATACTGAGCAATTCCTCCTCCCAAAGAATGCCCCGTAAGAGAAATTTGCTCATAACGAAGTCCTAGATTCTGCACCAAAGTTTCAAACACTTCCACTCCCTCATGAAATTGAATGGGAATCTTTCCCATACCGATTGCCAAGTCAGTATTGATAAAATCTTGATAGGCATCTTCTAAAGGAAAAATTTCACTTCCCCGATAAGAAAGCACATATTCCTGTTTTATATTTCCAAAACAAACTGAAAAAAATCCACTTTGAGAAGAGGAGATTTTTTTTGCCTTTCGATTGTCAATCTGAATCACGAACCATTGTTTCAATTCTTCTTCAAAAAAAGGAAGAAATTGAGAGTGAAATTTTGCATGCAATAGAATAAAAGAAGTGTGAAAGCTCTTTTTTTCTTGTTCTTCTTCCCAAATTTTCCACAAATTTTTTCCAATGTGCTTTTTAGAAAAATCACAATACGATAACAATGCCAATAAAAAATACTCTTTTTCCGTAATCATAAGCTATCCCCAGGTTTTGTATTTTAAAAAATATAAAATAATATAGGTAATGGAAGAGCCTAAAAGAGCTCCGACTATGGTTTCAAACAGAGTATGAATCTTTCCTTCCACTCTGGATTGAATCACCAAAATCAATAATAAAAAAGATAAATAAAAAATTTTAGGATTCGTCGTTAAAAAGGAAATAATCGTAAAAATAGAGGCAGCTAAAGCTGAATGTCCACTTGGCATCCCTCCTTTTAAAGGTGTTCCTCTTTGAGTAATCAATTTAATCAATAAAACAGTAGACAAGACAACAATGAAAATAAGGACTGTTTTATGCTGATACGAAGTTCTAAAAACTCGAAAACTTTGTTGAAGTTGTACTCCCATGTGTTTTGAAAAAACCAAATACCCAATGATAAGAGCATTGAAAGCGGATAATAAAACAGCTCCCGCCGCCACATCCTTTGCTTTTTTTGCCAATAAATTATATTCCTGACAAGTCAAATCCACACAGCATTCAATGGCAGTATTGAAGAGCTCCGCCAACCATACAAAAGAAGTACTGATAATAAGAGCCAGAAGCTCATAGCGACTTAGGTTAATAAACAAACCGAGTACAATAACCAAAATCGTAGTAAAGGCATGAAATTTCATATGTTTTTCTGTTCGTATGGTTTCAAAAACTCCTTCGATGGCAGAGTTAAATCCATCTGTCATCTTTTTATTTTTAAATTCAGATTCTCGATAAGGTTTCATAGTCAGTTCTCCCTAGTATATCCAAAATGTCCCAAGATTTCTTCTTCTCGTTCCCGCATCTCCCTTTTATCGCTTTCATCTATATGATCATAGCCTAAAATATGAAGAATTCCATGTGTCAATACATAATAAAATTCTCTTGTAAAAGAGTGATTGTATTCCTTCGCCTGCTCTCCCACCCGTTCCAAAGAAATGACAATATCCCCTAATGTGTCGTAAGGTCCCACTAAAAAATCTTCATTTTCATGATAGGCAAAAGAAATGACATCCGTCGGACTGTCTTTTTGCCGAAATTCTCGATTGATGACTTGAATTTGATGATTTCCCGTCAACAATAAAGAAAGGTATAAAGGGAGAGGAGATTCCACTTTTTCCATATGTAGGACTTCTTCAATGTATTCTGCCAACACTTCATTATTATTTTCAGTCACTTCCTGAATAAATTCCGCATAATCATCTTTTTCATATTCTACACTAACTTCTAGCAATAATTCCATAGTCTCTCCTTTTTAATTTTTTTGTCCCGGATATTTCAATCTTTCATGATAAATGGAAGAAAATGTTTTCAAGAAAGATTGTACAATCATTTCAATTTCCTTAAAAGTTAAATCTGCCTCAGAAAGTTGGTCGTCTTCCACTTTTCCATTGATAATTTTCCGAATCATATTTTCCACCTCTTTAGGAGTTTTTACACTCAGAGAACGTACTGCCGCTTCGATAGAATCTGCCAACATAATAATTGCCGATTCTTTGCTTCTCGGTTTCGGTCCACTATATCGAAATTCCTCTTTTAACACATTCGGATCAATCGCCTTTGCTTTGTTATAAAAATAAGCCAAAAAGGTTGTTCCCTGATGTTCATACATAATATCTCGAATTTCTTTCGGAATTTGATATTTTTTTGCCATATTATCTCCATCTTTGGTATGAGAAGTAATGATTAAAGTACTCATAAACGGAGAAATGTCATTGTGAGGATTTTCCCCATTTTTTTGATTTTCCACATAGTAATTCGGTCTCTTACACTTCCCTATATCATGATAGTAACAGGCTACTCTCGTAAAGACGGAATTCGCCTTAATGGCAAGAGCCGCATTTTCCGAAAGAGTTGCTACCATCATGGAATGTTGGAAGGTTCCCGGAGCATCCATCGCCAACTTTCTCAAAAGAGGATGTGACAAATCTCCCAATTCCAATAATTGAAATACGGTTAAAATATTAAAGGTTCTTTCAAAGAATGGTAGCAAAGCAATGGCAATCATCCCCGAGAAAAATCCAGAAATCATGATTTGCATCGACTCAAACATCATATTAAAACTCTCTTCTTTTGCAAAGAAACTCAAAATAAAGAAAAGAAATAATTTAAAAATAGACAATTGAATTCCTGTTGCAATCAAGCCGTTTCGAGTATTCACTTTCTGTATTAGAAAAATGGAAAAACTTAAACAGATTAGATACATAGTAAATAATGTTAAATTGTAATCCGTTAAAGGTAATAAAAATGCTAAAACGGAAGTATAAATAAAGCTGCTGTATCGTTTTCCGGTTAAGAAAACCAATAAAAACAGAGCGGAATCCAAAGGAATAAAGTAAATCATATCCAAAGGCACTATCCAAAACAATCCAAAAATAGCCAATAAGATAAGAAAGACCCCTCGAAACTTATTTTTATTCAAAATTTCATTTTGAAACAGATGCAGAGCAATCGTATAAAAAATGGAGGAAACAAAAATCAAATATAAAATGGTAGACAAAAGAATAATCAATCCTCGCTTGAAGGAATAAATTCCCAAACTTTCCAAGATATGAATTTTTCTTTTATCCAAAACTTCTCCCTTGCTTGCAATCAAGGTTCCGGCTTTGATTTGCATATACTGCTCCGGAATCTGTTTTAATTTTTCCTCCAATTCTACCGTGGTTCCTTTGGAATCATAAATATAGTTCGGAGAAATAAAAACCGATAGAACATCTTTTTCCAAATTCGTCAATTCTTCAAACTCCTTATCAAAAGGAGCTCCATATCGTAGAATGGTAGTGTCTTGCGAATAATCATTTTCCCGGTAGACTCCGGCATTATAAATAGCCGTCAAATCGTTAATCCATAAAGATTGTAAATATGTTAAATCTTTCACTCGATAAGACATCAATTCCTTGTCCACTGTTTCGGGAAATTTCTTTCCGGTTTGTTTTTCATAATAATTATAATCAATACTTTTACTTGAACCTTTCTTCACTTCTATCGCTTCTTGCATAAACTTTTGCAATAAATCCACATAAATCTGTCGAGTGTCGGAAGAAAAAATATACTCTCTCTGCGAAGTATCCACAATTTCCTGAATAATTTTTTCTCTGGTATCATCATCTCGAAATACAATGGTTTTCGGAGCAAAAATATCAGAGATGGCAATATCCCCAACCTTATAATATTTATCTCTCATCACGAGAGGAATGTAGTAGAAAAAACAAGCAATGGACATTAGAAGAATGTAATACATAATTTTTTCTCTCAATAAGTATTCATCCGAGTAAATTTCTGCTTCTTTTTCTCTATTGCGGTTTCTCCTGATATCAAGTGAAATATGAAAACCGAATACATTATATTTTTTCATGCTTCTTTCCTCACTTTACAACTTTTAAAATTTGGTTTTTTGCCAAAATTTGAATATTTTTACTGGGAATGGAATCTAAAAAAACTTTCCCGTAACGTTTTTTTAAAATTCGATTGTCTAGGATAAAAATATTTCCATAATCCTCCTTACTTCGAATCAATCGTCCGATTCCCTGTTTAAATTTTATCACAGCTTCCGGAAGTTGGTATTCCATAAAAGGATTTCTTTTTTGTCTCTCAAATTTTGCACTGATAGCGGATACCACAGGATCACTGGGAACCAAAAAAGGAAGTTTAATAATCACGATGTTCCGTAATTGTTCTCCCTGAATGTCGACTCCTTCCCAAAAAGAAGAAGTTCCAAAGAGAACGGGATTCTTTACCTGTTTAAACTCTGAAATCAACTGACTTCTCGGCTTTTCACCATGTAACAATACATGAATATCCGTTTCCTGTAACTCTTCTATCATAGAATAATAAATTTGATTTAAACTGGAATAGGAAGTAAAAAGAACAAAGGCTCTTCCTTCCGTTTTCGAAAGTAATTGCTTTAAAAATTCCGAAACTTCTTCCACAAAATCAAGTGTTTTATCGGGATCCGTTAAATCATTGGGAATATAGACCGTCATCTGATCATCGTA containing:
- a CDS encoding outer membrane beta-barrel protein — encoded protein: MKKLLLTLFVVASVSSLAAGDFNVYGKFGVDLNSKFSKIEDEDVTLPKKAKSGYSFFLEGTTTVASNTEFGAGIGYIARKGKNYSYDDDFHTPATKISGRMSSYNSIPLYLIAKYNFNTGTNFVPYVKFDLGYSFNRLKNESEYENGKKINFDVDFSKVTNGLYSGLAVGVEYNNFLTELSYAYNRAKLKWEDGEKQKFDNKAIRLSIGYKFDF
- a CDS encoding ABC transporter substrate-binding protein; protein product: MKKIFACIFCLALFFACERKEEVDVSTENHQQTVTVALAYKPKSFDPSKHTDSATMAVTKQIYSNLFSLGEKGDILPELAESYEIVSDTVLEIRLKKGILFHDGTEMKAEDVIASLQRNLDSPVSHVLISPIQAMKKIDDYQMEITSNASPSILLHNFTHGAIAITKEVPMNEDQVNLVGTGPFRVKHWGNGEKVELEAFEDFFVQKPNFQHLIFTTIPENANRVIALETGEIDLAYDIIPSDLTLLTEEKGLTYISGLSFGSDFLSINTERMKDVDIRRALSLAIDRTGINEAVFEGKQNLASSILPPNVFGYSPAGLSFSQNLKEARKIMKEKGYDEKHPLSLKMYIYEEPSRRQISEIIQANLKEAFMDVEVVSLEVSSFLQFTAQGKHDFLLGLWYVSSGDADYGYYPLLHSSSKGAPGNRAFYDNPKVDHLLDDARRTPLEKQRLKDYAEVQKIVEKELPIFPLFYKTYFIGIRNHISNLGFDPRGSHSLYHLQFSK
- a CDS encoding diacylglycerol kinase, whose amino-acid sequence is MKPYRESEFKNKKMTDGFNSAIEGVFETIRTEKHMKFHAFTTILVIVLGLFINLSRYELLALIISTSFVWLAELFNTAIECCVDLTCQEYNLLAKKAKDVAAGAVLLSAFNALIIGYLVFSKHMGVQLQQSFRVFRTSYQHKTVLIFIVVLSTVLLIKLITQRGTPLKGGMPSGHSALAASIFTIISFLTTNPKIFYLSFLLLILVIQSRVEGKIHTLFETIVGALLGSSITYIILYFLKYKTWG
- the ybeY gene encoding rRNA maturation RNase YbeY, with the translated sequence MELLLEVSVEYEKDDYAEFIQEVTENNNEVLAEYIEEVLHMEKVESPLPLYLSLLLTGNHQIQVINREFRQKDSPTDVISFAYHENEDFLVGPYDTLGDIVISLERVGEQAKEYNHSFTREFYYVLTHGILHILGYDHIDESDKREMREREEEILGHFGYTREN
- a CDS encoding HDIG domain-containing metalloprotein, giving the protein MKKYNVFGFHISLDIRRNRNREKEAEIYSDEYLLREKIMYYILLMSIACFFYYIPLVMRDKYYKVGDIAISDIFAPKTIVFRDDDTREKIIQEIVDTSQREYIFSSDTRQIYVDLLQKFMQEAIEVKKGSSKSIDYNYYEKQTGKKFPETVDKELMSYRVKDLTYLQSLWINDLTAIYNAGVYRENDYSQDTTILRYGAPFDKEFEELTNLEKDVLSVFISPNYIYDSKGTTVELEEKLKQIPEQYMQIKAGTLIASKGEVLDKRKIHILESLGIYSFKRGLIILLSTILYLIFVSSIFYTIALHLFQNEILNKNKFRGVFLILLAIFGLFWIVPLDMIYFIPLDSALFLLVFLTGKRYSSFIYTSVLAFLLPLTDYNLTLFTMYLICLSFSIFLIQKVNTRNGLIATGIQLSIFKLFLFFILSFFAKEESFNMMFESMQIMISGFFSGMIAIALLPFFERTFNILTVFQLLELGDLSHPLLRKLAMDAPGTFQHSMMVATLSENAALAIKANSVFTRVACYYHDIGKCKRPNYYVENQKNGENPHNDISPFMSTLIITSHTKDGDNMAKKYQIPKEIRDIMYEHQGTTFLAYFYNKAKAIDPNVLKEEFRYSGPKPRSKESAIIMLADSIEAAVRSLSVKTPKEVENMIRKIINGKVEDDQLSEADLTFKEIEMIVQSFLKTFSSIYHERLKYPGQKN